From Amycolatopsis sp. YIM 10, the proteins below share one genomic window:
- the rpmG gene encoding 50S ribosomal protein L33: MAATDVRPKITLACEECKHRNYITKKNRRNHPDRLEMKKFCPNCGTHRTHKETR, translated from the coding sequence GTGGCTGCGACCGACGTGCGACCGAAGATCACGCTGGCGTGCGAAGAGTGCAAGCACCGCAACTACATCACCAAGAAGAACCGGCGCAACCACCCGGACCGCTTGGAGATGAAGAAGTTCTGCCCGAACTGCGGTACGCACCGGACCCACAAGGAGACCCGCTGA
- a CDS encoding bifunctional diguanylate cyclase/phosphodiesterase, giving the protein MPDSGGRTATAGPVPSAAADEAAVDERRFRVYTATVLTVGLITAAVVSWWLPFEGSAMLWWITPVLALAFLLAEQLGINVDVRSGISWTISFTEIPLVIGFFIAPFEVVLVAHLIAGVGTLLARKVRGRVLYNAGAFLLEITGAFAVAGLVKFAVGGPGMPWLAALAGTLTAPLVSTLLALAAVRVLRRRMRVSTALRLTGRILVVGFVNASVGLSGYLVIFHVPEAWPLVLAVFLGLTALYWAYSDLLREQRDMEALSDVSLMVARSGQQAAARPASRADDFGRGVDVVEWGAIAERIKDQLAAGRVVLRLRLEPTDAMRAVVSGDPLPAEDTTADDPLVRLPGAHVRHFRLTEANPEVRGALLDRGAQEALVVPLRSANQLLGIIEAHDRLSRWRGFGKSDVQLLGTMASHLATALDNRRLLATLRHDAYHDPLTGLLNRPGFRQVAREPLRERLGSVVLRIELDVFSTVSDALGYAWADRMVIAAGRRIRDTLGSDVPLARLEGASFAALIVERTPEQAHEIAECLRAELSAPYPVDRLTVEANAKVGYASPTPEEESADAVDVDALLQRADVAVRATRGGEEVRGYVPSMGQIFMRRFQMVTQFRQSVEDGQVSVHYQPKVTLPNRHVQGVEALVRWVHPEFGKLDPDEFVPAVEAAGLIGVLTEFVLEQSLRRVRKWLDEGLRISAAVNLSVRNLADEEFPRKVVEALDRFEVPPELLTFELTESGVMSDPQKALPILRELHSLGIVLAVDDFGTGYSSLAYLRQLPVDQVKIDKSFVLGMGTDLGDLAVVRSIVELGHSLGLTVVAEGVEDDVARDQLEAMGCDVAQGYLISRPLAEDRLEAWLLARTARSPGRHTETVLTLLT; this is encoded by the coding sequence ATGCCGGACTCAGGCGGCAGAACCGCTACCGCCGGCCCGGTGCCCTCGGCAGCCGCGGACGAGGCGGCGGTGGACGAACGGCGCTTCCGCGTCTACACCGCGACCGTGCTCACCGTCGGCCTGATCACCGCCGCGGTGGTCAGCTGGTGGCTGCCCTTCGAGGGCTCGGCGATGCTCTGGTGGATCACCCCGGTGCTCGCACTGGCCTTCCTGCTCGCCGAACAACTCGGCATCAACGTCGACGTCCGCAGCGGCATTTCGTGGACCATTTCGTTCACCGAGATCCCGCTGGTGATCGGCTTCTTCATCGCGCCGTTCGAAGTGGTGCTGGTGGCGCACCTGATCGCCGGGGTCGGCACGCTGCTGGCCCGCAAGGTGCGCGGGCGCGTGCTGTACAACGCCGGTGCGTTCCTGCTGGAGATCACCGGCGCGTTCGCCGTCGCCGGGCTGGTCAAGTTCGCCGTCGGCGGTCCCGGCATGCCGTGGCTGGCCGCGCTGGCGGGCACGCTCACCGCGCCGCTGGTCAGCACCCTGCTCGCGCTCGCCGCCGTGCGGGTGCTGCGCCGCCGGATGCGGGTGAGCACCGCGCTGCGGCTGACCGGCCGGATCCTGGTCGTCGGCTTCGTCAACGCCTCGGTCGGCCTGTCCGGCTACCTGGTCATCTTCCACGTGCCCGAGGCCTGGCCGCTGGTGCTCGCCGTGTTCCTCGGCCTCACCGCGCTCTACTGGGCCTACTCCGACCTGCTGCGCGAGCAGCGCGACATGGAGGCGCTGTCCGACGTGAGCCTGATGGTCGCGCGGTCCGGCCAGCAGGCGGCCGCCCGCCCGGCGAGCCGGGCCGACGACTTCGGCCGCGGCGTGGACGTCGTCGAATGGGGCGCCATCGCCGAGCGCATCAAGGACCAGCTCGCCGCCGGCCGCGTGGTGCTGCGGCTGCGGCTCGAGCCGACCGACGCCATGCGCGCGGTCGTCTCCGGTGACCCGCTGCCCGCGGAGGACACCACCGCCGACGACCCGCTGGTCCGCCTGCCCGGCGCGCACGTCCGCCACTTCCGGCTCACCGAAGCCAATCCCGAGGTGCGCGGCGCGCTGCTGGACCGCGGCGCGCAGGAGGCGCTGGTGGTGCCGTTGCGCAGCGCGAACCAGCTGCTCGGCATCATCGAGGCGCACGACCGGCTGTCCCGCTGGCGCGGGTTCGGCAAGTCCGACGTGCAACTGCTCGGCACCATGGCCAGCCACCTGGCCACCGCGCTGGACAACCGCCGCCTGCTGGCCACCCTGCGCCACGACGCCTACCACGATCCGCTCACCGGCCTGCTGAACCGGCCCGGCTTCCGCCAGGTGGCGCGCGAGCCGCTGCGCGAACGCCTCGGCTCGGTGGTGCTCCGGATCGAGCTGGACGTGTTCTCCACGGTCAGCGACGCGCTCGGCTACGCCTGGGCCGACCGGATGGTCATCGCGGCCGGCCGCCGCATCCGCGACACCCTCGGCAGCGACGTGCCGCTCGCCCGGCTGGAAGGCGCCTCGTTCGCCGCGCTGATCGTCGAGCGCACGCCGGAACAGGCGCACGAGATCGCCGAATGCCTGCGCGCCGAGCTGTCCGCGCCCTACCCGGTCGACCGGCTGACCGTCGAGGCCAACGCCAAGGTCGGTTACGCCTCGCCGACGCCGGAGGAGGAGAGCGCGGACGCGGTCGACGTCGACGCCCTGCTCCAGCGCGCCGACGTCGCGGTGCGGGCCACGCGCGGCGGCGAAGAGGTCCGCGGTTACGTGCCGAGCATGGGCCAGATCTTCATGCGCCGGTTCCAGATGGTCACGCAGTTCCGGCAGTCCGTGGAGGACGGCCAGGTCAGCGTGCACTACCAGCCCAAGGTGACGCTGCCGAACCGGCACGTGCAGGGCGTGGAGGCGCTGGTCCGCTGGGTGCACCCGGAGTTCGGCAAGCTCGACCCGGACGAGTTCGTGCCCGCGGTCGAGGCGGCCGGCCTGATCGGCGTGCTCACCGAGTTCGTGCTGGAGCAGTCGCTGCGGCGGGTGCGCAAGTGGCTGGACGAGGGCCTGCGGATCTCCGCCGCGGTCAACCTGAGCGTGCGGAACCTGGCCGACGAGGAGTTCCCGCGCAAGGTGGTCGAGGCGCTGGACCGCTTCGAGGTGCCGCCGGAGCTGCTCACCTTCGAGCTGACCGAGTCCGGCGTGATGTCCGATCCGCAGAAGGCGCTGCCGATCCTGCGTGAGCTGCACTCGCTGGGCATCGTGCTGGCGGTGGACGACTTCGGCACCGGGTACTCGTCGCTGGCCTACCTGCGCCAGCTGCCGGTCGACCAGGTCAAGATCGACAAGAGCTTCGTCCTCGGCATGGGCACCGACCTCGGCGATTTGGCGGTGGTGCGGTCGATCGTCGAACTCGGCCATTCGCTGGGCCTGACGGTGGTCGCCGAGGGCGTCGAGGACGACGTGGCGCGCGACCAGCTGGAGGCGATGGGCTGCGACGTGGCCCAGGGTTACCTGATCTCGCGCCCGCTCGCGGAGGACCGGCTGGAGGCGTGGCTGCTGGCCCGCACGGCCCGCTCGCCCGGACGGCACACCGAGACCGTGCTGACCCTCCTGACCTGA